Proteins encoded within one genomic window of Haladaptatus sp. QDMS2:
- a CDS encoding NCS2 family permease has translation MAITDTIADYFGFEEYNTDLRTEVLAGLTTFLTMSYIVVVNPAILNLAIDVPGRTDAQTFQMIAVVTLISAAIATLVMAFYANRPFAQAPGLGLNAFFAFTVVLGLGVPWQTALAAVVVEGILFIALTAIGAREFIIGLFPEPVKFAVGTGIGLFLAIIGLEAMRVVTGDAATFVAFNPVFASDPVAIISAVGLFVTFALYARGVRGSIILGIILTTIAGYAAHAMGYRAFPADQAPQGTTLADSSLVGSTQIAYSAAGYDITPLVGAFIQGFQNVDALAFSLIVFTFFFVDFFDTAGTLTGVAQVAGFLDEDGDLPDIDKPLMADAVGTTAGGILGTSTVTTYIESATGVEEGGRTGMTALVVGLLFLASLALVPLAAAVPLYASHLALVVVAVLMLRNIADVQWDKISHAVPAGLTILVMPFTFSIAYGIAAGIISYPLVKAAVGEARDVHAGQWILAVLFVFYFFVRTSGLLAGQL, from the coding sequence ATGGCGATAACTGACACAATTGCCGATTACTTCGGCTTCGAGGAATACAACACGGACCTCCGGACGGAGGTTCTCGCCGGGCTCACGACGTTCCTCACGATGTCCTACATCGTCGTCGTCAACCCAGCGATTCTCAACCTCGCAATCGACGTCCCCGGGCGCACCGACGCACAAACTTTCCAGATGATTGCGGTCGTCACGCTCATCTCCGCCGCCATCGCCACGCTCGTGATGGCCTTTTACGCGAATCGGCCGTTCGCGCAGGCTCCGGGCCTCGGCCTGAACGCGTTCTTCGCGTTCACCGTCGTCCTCGGCCTCGGCGTCCCGTGGCAAACGGCGCTCGCCGCCGTCGTCGTCGAGGGGATTTTGTTCATCGCGCTCACCGCCATCGGGGCACGTGAGTTCATCATCGGGCTGTTCCCCGAACCCGTCAAATTCGCCGTCGGAACCGGTATCGGGCTGTTCCTCGCCATCATCGGCCTCGAAGCCATGCGCGTCGTCACCGGCGACGCCGCCACCTTCGTCGCCTTCAACCCAGTTTTCGCCTCCGACCCGGTCGCCATCATCTCGGCGGTCGGCCTCTTCGTCACCTTCGCGCTCTACGCCCGCGGCGTTCGCGGATCTATCATTCTCGGCATCATCCTCACCACCATCGCTGGCTACGCGGCCCACGCGATGGGCTACCGGGCGTTCCCGGCAGACCAGGCCCCACAGGGCACGACGCTCGCCGACAGTTCGCTCGTCGGGTCGACCCAGATTGCCTACTCCGCCGCAGGCTACGACATCACGCCACTCGTCGGCGCATTCATCCAGGGCTTCCAGAACGTCGACGCCCTCGCCTTCTCGCTCATCGTCTTCACGTTCTTCTTCGTGGACTTCTTCGACACTGCAGGCACGCTGACGGGTGTCGCGCAGGTGGCGGGCTTCCTCGACGAAGATGGTGACCTGCCAGACATCGACAAACCGCTCATGGCCGACGCAGTCGGCACCACCGCGGGCGGCATCCTCGGCACCTCGACGGTCACGACGTACATCGAATCCGCGACTGGCGTCGAGGAGGGCGGTCGCACGGGTATGACTGCACTCGTGGTTGGCCTCCTGTTCCTCGCCTCGCTCGCGCTCGTCCCACTCGCCGCGGCCGTCCCGCTCTACGCCTCGCACCTCGCGCTGGTGGTCGTCGCGGTGCTCATGCTCCGTAACATCGCGGACGTGCAATGGGACAAAATCTCCCACGCCGTTCCGGCGGGTCTGACCATCCTCGTGATGCCATTCACGTTCTCCATCGCCTACGGCATCGCCGCGGGCATCATCTCCTACCCGCTCGTGAAGGCTGCCGTCGGTGAGGCACGCGACGTCCACGCCGGCCAGTGGATTCTCGCCGTGCTGTTCGTCTTCTACTTCTTCGTCCGTACGAGCGGCTTGCTCGCCGGCCAACTCTGA
- a CDS encoding phosphoribosyltransferase family protein, which yields MNRAEKAAIQLQAVAVLRMLKQSRTYDELADLTGLPAGDLNRYVNGHVLPGVERAREVVGGVGREELARELHSRIRVDDEGYVDNSGVVFDQSFLDLVAPIAADAFEFETPDVVLTAATDGITLAAAMASYFGARLAYAKKSKETAVEDFIEARQRLQSGIELTYYLPSSAIDANDSVLVVDDLIRSGETQELLLDIAASADADVGGVFALIAVGEEGIGRARELTPAPVGALTQLEP from the coding sequence ATGAATCGAGCGGAGAAAGCCGCCATCCAGTTGCAGGCAGTCGCCGTCTTGCGAATGCTGAAGCAGAGTCGGACCTACGACGAGCTCGCCGACCTCACCGGCCTCCCCGCCGGTGACCTGAATCGCTACGTCAACGGCCACGTCCTCCCCGGCGTCGAACGCGCCCGCGAAGTCGTCGGCGGCGTCGGCCGCGAGGAACTCGCCCGCGAACTACACTCTCGCATCCGGGTGGACGACGAAGGCTACGTGGACAACTCCGGCGTCGTCTTCGACCAGTCCTTCTTGGACCTCGTCGCCCCAATCGCCGCAGATGCCTTCGAATTCGAAACGCCCGACGTGGTGCTCACGGCCGCCACCGACGGCATCACGCTCGCCGCCGCGATGGCGAGTTACTTCGGCGCACGGCTCGCCTACGCGAAGAAGTCGAAGGAGACCGCCGTCGAGGACTTCATCGAGGCCCGCCAGCGCCTCCAGTCTGGCATCGAACTCACCTACTACCTCCCGAGTTCGGCCATCGACGCGAACGACTCCGTGCTCGTCGTCGACGACCTGATTCGTTCGGGCGAGACGCAGGAACTCCTCCTCGACATCGCCGCGAGTGCCGACGCCGACGTGGGTGGCGTGTTCGCGCTGATCGCCGTGGGCGAGGAGGGCATTGGCCGAGCGCGCGAACTCACCCCAGCCCCGGTCGGCGCGCTCACCCAGCTCGAACCGTGA